In Lycium barbarum isolate Lr01 chromosome 9, ASM1917538v2, whole genome shotgun sequence, the DNA window CTTTtgccatattctatattaactcccaaacgctcacaacaacgttcataatattgtattcaacaatcatcatttatctacatttaccacattccaccatttttctccaatttctccatatttatgggctttagctcctcatcacattttctcatacatcacacctatttcatggtctatacgacatttataacatacttatactcccaactcatcaacattcataatgcaatccaactatcattcaactatggcactattcacattttatgacccatttactacactcttctataatccaagtgtttcaatgtattaatgcttcaatcatcatgagaaggtcatcaaacttaccttgggtagtggTGGAACAAACCTTGAGCAACAAccctcttttatgccaaaaaccctatttcactttcTTTACAATTTcatggtgtagatgaactttgatgagcttcacacccttggttccatagatttcatgtagttgaccactaatttcccttaaattcttatggatgaaatgtttggaatgttctagagttctcttgagttgtgtagatgagaaatgaaatgaaaatgaatgaaaagggtcccttatattaatcacaaaatctgatttttatgaacagtagtcgggatgcacagtggtcgtaaacccagtttacggaccgtattctggtttacggtccatccttcacgaccgtatttaagcatatcaaaaccagaaactgAGGCTGAGATGCGGTGATTTAcagacacagtttacgggccatatttcactTTACAGTCCATATTCAGAGTCGTATTcaaccatttcgtcatttggcagaaagttgaagtttttggaatgttgaaggacgatggcagtttacgggtcgtattctattttacgacccactgggtcgaagtgcaattctgtaacttttctcatttccaaaattcataaatagtcattccctactttgTAAAACATCGCatactcatacacttcgttggtctacccgttgtacgttcacggagaaatttccgaggtgtaacaaattatTTGTAGGCTGTCTATACTGATTGTTGTACTCAGAATTTGGAGCATAAGGTCTCTTCTTTGACTTGTAATCTTCAGGGCATCCAACGACTTTGTAACACTTgattcctcattttacatatttCACAAAACTGACTTTGACCTTGACTGTAGTTGTGATTAAACTTCTGTTGAACTTCTAAGTTAACACTGTTTCTGGTGAACATAGCAATATCAATATTTCCCATAGATGTAGGATTTGATCCTAATAGACCTGTACCTGCAACGATGGACTTCTGACCCTCATCACTAGTTATCATGGCATGTGCTTGATTCAAAGTAGGCATGGGACACATCAAGAGCAATTGGCTTCTTGCTTGATTATAAGATTCATTCAATCTCATAAGGAATTGAAACAGTTTCAATTTTTGTATGTGGATGACAAATTCCTTAGACTTCTCACAATTACAACTAGGAGTAGGAATCAAGGATTTTCAAACTTTTCCCACAagtttttaagtttggaaaaataTGCAGATACAGAAGTTGTTCCTTGTGTGGTGGTTGCAATTTCTTTATGAACATTAAACACTCTTGAACCATCTATCTTATGAAATCATTCAAACTAATCTTCCCACACGGCTTGAGCCCTAGTTGCATACATTATTCCACCTAGCATTCCTTTTTCTAGAACACTTACAATCAAAGAAAGAACTATAGCATTAACTCTTTCACACCTATTCCACATCGATCCAGGGAACTTATCTTTACTACAAGATCCATCAACTAGACCTATCTTGTTTCTTCCGAATAATGCAAGACGCATTGAATTAAACCTGATTGAAAAGTTTTCAACACCAGTTAATTGAAATGAGATGAGTTGTATACCACTTTGATCAGCAGGAGACAGATAGAGAGGATTATTGTAATCAATTTCTTGAGTTTCTCCTGCTTGTGTGCCATGGCCTCCATTATTTCCGGTGTTATTGACTGGAACTccattattgatgttgttatttaACGATTCTTCGATCTCCATTAACAAGAACTTCAAGATTTCTCAAaatttgattgtgcggaaaaaTTGAATCAACCTATCATCTTATTACACTGtgtaggctctgataccatgtgatTTTAGGAATTAAACAAACCTAGACTGCAGAATTTAGAATAAGGATAAAGAAGAAGAGAGATTGAGTCATAGAGAGAGAAATATTCTTATATCATATTCATTCAACTGATCTGTATACTGTGTATACattgatatatatacatatatcttaATGACTAACTAATAACCTAATTAACTAACTGACTAACTTTGTGGAACCATTAACTAACTTAATGACACTATGAAATTACAACTATGCCCTTCTAGTTACATGTCTTTTATTCCATTTCTTCTACACTCATTCTTaatttaaaaaatgaatttgttaattgtttagtGTTGGTGTTGTGCTTTAAGTTACGAAGTTTGCTGGACAATTAAACAAAAACAAAGTGTTTTAATTTTAATGAAGTCTAAGTACTAGCCAAAGTAAAAAAGCTGAAATCTTGATAAATTTTTATTCTTTATACTTATTAGGAACATAATTCAAAGAACAGTGAAAAAACGATAAAAGATAATATTCAAGCGGTGTTAATTTATCTTAATTTTTATGTTTTGattttatataaataaataagaaatagaACTATATTTTCCTAATAAAAAGAGAAGGTGAGTTAAAGTAAAGAAGAGCTTAGGCGGGAGATGAAAGAACAAGAATGTCAGTTGTCAAGCATAAATGGCTTACACAAGTATGATGTAGTAGCGTTTTATCGTTAAATTGTTCCTCAGAGTAATGGATTTTAAATTTTATTCTGTCAGTCGTTAGTTTTTGCCTGTTAGATTTTGTGAATAAAATAATACCTAGTACATCACTGAGAAATACGTTTATACtagttttataatttttttttaagaaaatagtaCTAGTTTCATTAACTAATTTAAATAATGGATTATTTGTCTCAAAAAGCCTTAGATGATGTAGTTGAACAAAGAAAGGTTATTCTTCTAAACCGAGAAATAAGGGGGTAAGAGATAAAATATTTGTTAGTGGACTCTTGAGAACCTTCCTTTCTTCTCCTCCTTGAGCAGTTAAATTTGTGGTCTTCAGTTAAATGCTCCTGCTCACTCTTTTGCCTTTACCATCCAAAGAAGCAGTAATAAAATATTTCTCTCTTTGAATAACCATTCCTCCTTGAATCTCTTAAAGATATATCCAGTAATATATCTCAAGAGTTTCAATAATGGAATGGCGTCCATTTGATATCACTGTGCTCTCTGCAAACGACGTTAAAAATGTCAATCTTTATTACCCTATGGATGTCTATGTAGAAGTATCCATTTTTGGCTatgccaaaaacaaaaaaaagacatATGTGGACAAAAAAGGTGGCACTAGCCCCAGGTGGAATTACCCCATGAAATTTACCTTGGATGAGCCTTCACTTACTAAGCCCGATCTTTCCCTCTTTTTTCGCCTTAGATCAAATCGCTTCTTTGGCGATAAGGATATTGGCATTGTTACTATTCCAATCCAAGAACTCTTTACAGATTCCGGTTCTAACGACGATGGTAGTGTTGAGAGAGTTGTGGAGTATCAAGTCTTCACAGCTAGGACAAGGAAACCTAAAGGTACACTAAAGTTTGCCTACAAGTTTGGAAAGAAATTTGCTCATTCCCACCAACATATTAATGGGTATCCTACATTGCCAGCTGGCACGACTCAACACCAACATGTCACTGGCTATCCATCAACTCATTTGCCACCAGTTTGGTGTGGTACGTCATCTGCTGGGATGACGTACCACCAATATCAATATTCTCCTCCTGGATATGGTGGATACCCAGCCGCAATGCCACCAGCTGGGTATCCACCTGCTGGATATAATGATCAATATCATCAACCTCCACCAGGATATGGATATAATCCTCAAATGCAGCAACaagtacaacaacaaccaaataatAATAAGGGTAATAAGTTTGGAGTGATGGGAGTAGGATTGGGTTTGGGTGCAGGGCTAGTTGGTGGTGCATTGGTCGGACATGCGGTTTCAGATGCAATGGACTAAACAAGTCTCTACATTTTGGCTTTTGGGATAACTCATAATGGTGCATGTTTTCTCCTGTTACCTGAGATTGTGTTTCATATGGATCTACTATAAGAGAGGTATAGACAAAAAGATTATGTATTTGTCATTTCTTTTTTGTATTATGTGTATATTAAGCATTCTTTTCAATTTTCAAATTTTTAGTTAGAATCAGCAACATATGTTTTTGTTTCCTTAAAGAATTAATCTTAATTGTatcattcttatatttttttttcttgagttgTTTTGGCATTGTGATTCTCTGTGTTTCTAGGATAAAAGAATTAGAGGAAAAGAATGGATGAAAGATAAATTCCTTCTGAAGTCGTGGAGAGAAAGATGTTTTCTCTGTTTATAGCAAGTCAAAGGGAATGATCTAAGTAGTAATCTATTTTTGTTGTGCCAGGGTTCTATAGAGTTTCTTGCATCTAGTGAAAATTGTTGGGACAATATTTGAATCTTAAGAATCTGTTATAGTAACTACAGTTTCTGGTCAGTTTCTGGTCACGTTAATTCTTGCACATGCATTCTGCCTACATTACTATAAGATCAATGCATACTTATTCTATAACTAATGGTTGGAGATATAAAACATACTACAGTGCTATTCAGGGGTGGCTCGACTATAAGGCCAATAAAGCAATCGCCCCATTTTTTTCTTAAAtatgtattttatatatataactGTTGTCTCGACCAAACaaagtttttcaaaaaaaattaaaattgaaaaaatcTTATTTAAGATCAACAATGTCTCAAGAGAGATTGAATGAATTAActatattatcaattgaaaaggAATTGTTAGAACAAATAGATTATAGAACAGTAATTAATGAATTCACATTTAAAAATGCTAGAAAAGTAGAttttaaataataatatatatgaagatctttcttttttaaaaatattaaggcctctgttacaccccggaaatttccctttaagcgtacagtgaataggctaacaaggatatagtgtatacgatgttgtggagacgagtggtaacgttcatttgattggtatcgaagtgttgaacaactggtaagaaggtcccgtaaggatcggagattaaatgaagagacaacataagactcagtgaactggcgaattatacggtaggttatacggaccgtataatggttttacggctgcataatgaaccgttaaagtgtcacagaaagtAGTTgaagaaaagtgggttttacggtagattatacggaccgtataaaattatacggcccgtcaaatgaaccgtcaagttgacacagaaaggggtgatcactgatTCAGTTTtatggtcaattatacggaccgtataatggcatcgggactggttttgtatttataaaaaaatatgatccaagttcatttttattatttctccttctcactacactacccaatctctctctagaaacttccaaacacttccaaaccaagaagtcAAGTGAAAATgtagatcaataacacccaaattcatgaaatcaatagtgtgaaactcctcatatttcatctaagtcaaggaattccaaagaaggtggaactagggttttgtctaagcgaagtatttcaactcaagacttgttcaaccatcatccaaggtaagtttcatgatcatttcgtgttgtttaaggtattagaaggcttagatacttgaaacgtagaagaacatagaaagtgggtcattactgagtgaatagtgacataattgaatgatagtggaattggatCATGAAAGTTGACGAGTTATGATTAtcaatacgttataatgatgtttatatcatgaaacaagtattaaatgcgtgaaaacacaaagatgatttataaggagaaatatgggaaaattggaggaaaatggtggattttgctaaatatacataaatgattattgttgattgtgatattgtgagtagtattgtgaatgttgggagttgttatagaacatgggaaaagtagtataaacaaaggaagtgctgcccaatttttcctagaattaacgatacGCTCTTGTAGTCAAtcaactaatgttaattcgaattctctcatgaaggtaacaacgtgatatcgaaggagaacaagtgagcgatagcttagttaaacggcCAAGggatgtgaggctagtcctttccttctaatggcatgaatcctatagtgtaaactcCTTATCCTCTCCATGAGTTCCCATTTTCCGGAAATttaaaagcctatattcataaatgtctatataagataagagatacggtatgatgatgctataatgataatgatgttatttattgtctacactcaccttatgtgctagttccttcaaggtgaggcataatgtcagagattgctccataatgggatcgggggatcacgaccttacgtcaccccgatagagtaaagctgatcttgagccttatgcacgtactatgataagataagcatatgatgataagcatattactataagtattttatgataagcatgacatgagcatttcacaccgtgcctagtttgccgggtagtcaccgccaaggcgggcagctatacggatacaccatgaccttatggcatgggcagacaccactagtggccagcatgagatggtaccccggacgcgggaggcctggacgcgggctaatgttattgattatcacaccgttccgacacggacgggcagcttgcatattatgcatatatgacatgatgatgagtatgagtaagacatcatgcattacttcccttatgattgtcattcagatccagatgtttcatattgatgttctcattatattattgacgtttttcttcattttccggaggtgcctctcatactcagtacaatattcatactgacgtctgttttctttagatgttgtgttcatgcccacaggtagacatggaggtgagcttggcccagatcctcagtagttgttagctgatagagagcactccattgtccggaggtactgatggttattcttttggtacatatgcatattttgggcacaatggagtcttgttccgtctatatatacagtatgtcagtaggggctcgtagatacgtagtgtgggttagatggtctcacaggaTGTTatcacagatatatatatatattattttgatggccgagaggcaaatgaatataaagtatttacgtttctatacaaaatatgttttcttatactttcatgtataaaatttgcaaaaagagcattaaatgagtaagataagtagtagagcgagcggtgctcggtagctagctccgggtacccgtcgcggcccctagttggggcgtgacagaagtggtatcagagaagttcgtcctaggaagtgtctacgagccgtgtctagtagagtcttgtttatggtgtgttgcgcgccacgctaataaacaagaggctatatggcatttaggaaaatgaccatcctccttctcataagatcgtgcgatagagccatgcctaagatTACATCCTTctctaaaagtgtgttatggtttcagaaaaatgccgccaaagggaaaagctaccgccgcctaGAAGGGAAAGGCTACGACAAAAAAGCAGGCAAAACGAGagcttccgatgaatgtagaggatGGTGAATCGCAAAATGCGGCCGTGcccgatgtagaagagcaaggaggagcctcagctccgattcctccaccgggtgcttcgagtcaacaagtatccgaggccatacatttattgacacaattggttgccgctcaggcacaacgacagaatgcgggcccaagtgatcgttcagctagtacgagagcccgtgattttatcaccTTAAATCCCCctgaattctttgggtcgaagccggatgaagatccgcaaaacttcattgatgaaatgttgaggacattaaagattattcatgcctccgagaccgaatccgtgta includes these proteins:
- the LOC132611191 gene encoding protein SRC2 homolog, giving the protein MEWRPFDITVLSANDVKNVNLYYPMDVYVEVSIFGYAKNKKKTYVDKKGGTSPRWNYPMKFTLDEPSLTKPDLSLFFRLRSNRFFGDKDIGIVTIPIQELFTDSGSNDDGSVERVVEYQVFTARTRKPKGTLKFAYKFGKKFAHSHQHINGYPTLPAGTTQHQHVTGYPSTHLPPVWCGTSSAGMTYHQYQYSPPGYGGYPAAMPPAGYPPAGYNDQYHQPPPGYGYNPQMQQQVQQQPNNNKGNKFGVMGVGLGLGAGLVGGALVGHAVSDAMD